Within Verrucomicrobiota bacterium, the genomic segment TCTCGCCGCCGCCGTCACGTTCCAGGTCTGGGTCACCTGGCGCGTGTGGCGTTCGGAGCTGTTTCAGAAGAACCAGAAGGTCGCGCAGTCACAGCTGATTTGGATCCTGCCGGTACTCGGAGCCATCATCGTCCACTCCGTTCTGTCCGAAGAAGACAAGCACGATCGAAGCAACGGTAGCGGAACCGGAACCCTGATGAGCTGAGCCGTCGTCCTGTCTCCGTGATTCATCGCAGAACGCAGCGGCCTCGAACGGGGCGAAGGCGTCGAGTTGTGCGGCGATTGCCCGGAGGGTACGCCTGAATACGGGCTCTCTGTTCTGTGGTGTATCTTGAAGACACACCCCTATCCCATCGCCATTCCGCCGTCCACGCGGATGACCTCCCCGGTGATGTAGGAGGACAGGTCGCTCGCAAGGAACAGCACGGCATTCGCGACATCCGCGGGGTCCCCAAGCTGTTTGGCCGGGATGTAGTCGATAAGCGCTTGTCGCGCCTTCTCCGAGAGCTTGTCGGTCATGGCGGTTTGGATGTACCCGGGGGCGACCGCATTCACCCGAATGCTTCGCGCCGCGAGCTCCTTGGCGCTGCTCTTGGTAGCGCCGATGACACCCGCCTTGCTCGCCGCATAGTTGATCTGCCCGGCGTTGCCCATCAGCCCCACCACGCTCGAAACATTGATGATGGCCCCGGACTTCTGCTTCATCATTTGACGCGAGACCGCTTTGGTGAAGTTGAAGATGCTCTTCAGGTTGACCGCGATCACCAAATCCCAGTCTTGCTCGCTCATGGTTATCAACAAGCCGTCGCGCGTCACGCCTGCGTTGTTGACCAGAACATCGACGCGTCCAAAGCGGCTGACCACCTGCGCCACGACGTTCTTCACGGCTTCGGTGTTCGAAACATCGACCTGGTAGGCCTCCGCCTGGCCACCAGCCTGGCGTACGCGCTCCGCCGTCTCCTGAGCCTTCTGTAGATTGATGTCGAGCGCGGCCAGCGCAGCGCCCTCGCTCGTGAGCCTTTCCGCTACCGCAGCGCCGATGCCTTGAGCGGCTCCCGTGACCATCGCGACTTTCCCGTCCAAAAGGCCCATCTCGTTCTCCAGGATTCTGGGTGGTGGGCCGCGAGGATGCGGCGAGGGACCTCCGCCGTCAACCCGGGGTCGTGTTCCACGGATCGGACGGTCGGTGGGCCGTTCACGAAAACCGATGCGGAGGGCTCGATTGGATGCGCGGAATCCGTGACCGCAGAAGCGGCGGCTGTCCAGGGAGCCGGGCAATGGTATGTGTGCTCGTAACCCTCGGGTAAAAAGCATGGCGACTCTTGAGCTAGGTGTGCTCGTATCGGGAGCTGGGACCAACCTTCAGGCCATGCTCGACGCCACGTCGGCAGGCTCCCTGGACGCGCGTGTGCGTGTGGTCGTCTCCAACAAGCCCAGCGTGGTTGCGTTAGAACGCGCCAAGCGCTCCGGCGTGCCCACGCGCGTCATCCCGCACGACGACTACCCGTCCCGTGAAGCGTTCGAAGACGCTCTGCTCCTCGCGCTGCGTGAAGCGGGCGTCGAGTGGATCGTCCTTGCCGGGTTCATGCGGGTTCTCACACCCAAGTTCGTCAAGGGCTATCAGGGCCGAATCATCAATATCCATCCCGCGCTGCTTCCCTCTTTTCCAGGGACGCACGCGCAACGACAGGCCCTACTGTACGGCGCGAAAGTAGCCGGTTGCACGGTACATCTGGTAGACGAAGGCGTGGATACCGGACCGATCATCGCCCAACGAGCCGTCCCGGTACTGGAAGACGACGACGAGGCTTCGCTCGCAGCGCGGATCCTGCGCAAGGAGCACGAGCTTCTGGTCGAAGTGCTCGGGCTCATCGCAGCCGATAGAATGGTCGTGGTACCGCGGGATGCGGGCCAACGTCCCCGCGTCATCATCAAGAGCCCATGACGACCAGACACTACGATGTCGTTGTCCTAGGTCGCTCGCTGGGAGCCCTGACCGCCGCCGCCCTTCTGGCGCGCCGCGACTTCCGAGTGTTACTCCTCGGACAAGGGCAACGGCCATGCAACTATCACTTCGAGGGCCATCTGCTGCGCAGGCGAACGTTCACCCTGCTGTCAGGCACCTCGCCGGCATGGCGGCGCGTCTTGCACGAACTGGCACAAACTCCCAGGTTTCGGCGCAGGGTCGAACCGCTCGACCCGATGTTCGCCTTCATGAGCCCGGGGCGACGTGTACACGTGCCGCCGGACATGGAGCTCTTCGTCCGGGAGGTGGACCGCGAGTTCCCAGAAGTCCGGCAGCTGGTCGACGAGCTTTACGCAAGCTTCGCTCAGGTCAACGCGGCGGCAGACATGGCGTTCGAACGCGACTGCGCTTGGCCACCCGACTCCCTCCTGGAGCGCATCGAAACCGGGCGGCTGGCAGCGACACTGCCGTACGTTCGGTCCAGCTCACAGAACGACCTGCTCGGCAAGTTTCCTGTCGGGCATCCCTACCGTTCACTGGTCTTGTGGCCTGCCGTTTTTGCCGCTCACATGGCCGTCGCGCCCGAACAGCTTCCCCCGTTCGCACTGGCCAGGCTGCACGGCGCTTGGACCCGCGGCATTCAATCGCTGTCCGGTGGCGAGGACGAGCTCGCCCATTTCCTCCTGGAGCGAATCGAGGCGCATGGCGGACAATGCCGACTGAGCGGCCGCGCCACGTCGGTGGTCGTGCGCCGGGGCGCCGTAGCCGGCGTGCTGCAGGACGGCGATGAGGAGATGACGAGCACGTCTGCACTCATCACCGATCTTACGGGCGAGCTTCTGGCTGACCTGGCCGGAGGCGAAGGGATCACATCACGCGCGCGACGAGACTGGCCGCGCCTCACGGCCGCGGCAGGGCGTTTCGTCGTGAGCCTCGTGGTACGGCGTAGGCTGTTGCCCGATCCGTTGCCGCAGGAGGCCTTCTTGGTGGGAGCCTCCTCGCATCGACCCGATCCGCGCCGCCCGACAATCCACCTGCAACGCATCGATGCCACGGCGGGCGACGGCCTCGGCATCCGCGACGCACCGCCGCGCCCGTCGACGGCCGCCCGCGACGAGGCGTCGCTGGTTGCCGAAGCCCTGTTGCCCGTCCGCGGTGCGCTCACGTTGCTCGAGGCTCGAGAGGCGGTACTGGCGACACTGCGCGAGTATCTCCCGTTCATCAACGACCACTTGCTCGTCGTCGATAGCCCCCACGACGGTTTGCCGCTTCGAGATCTGTCGAGCGGAAAGGCCCACGACGTGGACCGCATTCATCTCGCGGAATCGACGCCCGGAGCGGAGCCGATGCAGTGGCTGTGGAAGGTGGACCCGCCTGGTTGGCACGATCTGGCCGGGGAAGGCTTCCGGGGTCCTATCCCGGGCACGTACCTAGTCGGGCCCACCGTCCTGCCGGGGCTTGGCCAAGAAGGCGAGTTGCTCGCCGCCTGGAGCGCTGCGCGGGCCATCACACATCGCAACCGGGCCCGGCAGAAGATCCGTCGGCAGATGTGGACCAAAATCGAAACGGGATGACATGAGGGTCGTGGCGGGGCAGCTACGCGGTAGGAAACTCAAGGCGCCTGACGGCGTGACGACTCGGCCTACGGCCGACCGGGCACGACAGGGCCTCTTCGCCGTCCTGGGAGAGGTCAGTGGCCTCCGAGTCGCTGACTTGTACGCGGGCACGGGCGCTCTCGGAATCGAGGCCCTATCGAGAGGCGCGGCCTCCACCGTCTTCGTCGAATCGGCGCGCGCCGCGGTCACTGTCTTGCGCGCCAATCTCGAACAGCTCGGACTCGACGAGCACTCGGCGGTGCTGCCCTTGGCCCTCGAGCGCGCACGGCACCGACTGCTCGCGCTAGGGCCCTTCGACCTGGTGCTCTGCGACCCGCCGTGGGCGGACATGGCGTCGGCCACGAGGAGCCTCCAGACTCTCGTCGACTCCGGTTTGCTCGCAGACTCGGCTACCCTCGCCGTCGAACACCGCCGCGAGGACTCCGTTACTTTGTCCGGGACTGTCGGCCTGTGGCAACTGCGGCACTGGGGAGACACGGCGTTCTCGTTCTTCGCGGCAGGCGGCCGCTGAGCCGCGGCCCTGGCAGAACCGCCACGGGGCCCTCGCCTCCGAGCCCAGTGGAAGCTATAGTCGGCCCACGACTTAATTGTCGTTGGCACGCGCCGATATCAAGCGACTAGCATCATGACGAGCACGAGTCCCCCGGCCAGAAAACCGGGCAGCAGTAAAGGCTACGTTGTACTGACAGGGGGCATGCTCCTGCTGATCGGGGGCATGCTCGTGTTCAAGTTCAGTCAACGCGAAGCGCCTGCGGCACCCGTGCCGGTCAGTTCGTCGTCGTCGACTGCGTCCGTGCCGGCAAGCCCACCACCACCGCCGCCTCCGCCGCCTCCACCGTCGGCGTTGGACGCGTCCGCCGATGCTGCTGCGGTGCCGGCAAAGACGCCCCAGGCGAAGCGCGCGGTCGGCGGATGTGCCGGTGAGTGCGATGGCCGAGAGACGGCGCCGTTGACTTCGGCTCTGCGGGCGAAGGCCGGCCAGGCTCGCGGCTGCTATGAACGCGCGCTTCGACAGAACTCCATGCTCGAGGGCAAGGTGAACGTTCAGGTGCGGGTCGGCAGTGAGGGGCAAGTCTGCAGCGCCAGTGTGACGTCGGACTCGGTGAGGGATCCCGCAGTCACATCGTGCATCTTGCAGCTCTTCCGAAGCGGTCGCTTTCCCCCGCCGAGCCATGGGTGCCTGGACGTCAACGTCCCGATGAGTTTCGTACCGAAATCCTAGCGGCGGGCCGAGGCAGGGCCGGCGCATCATGGAGCATGGATCGCAGGACGCTGGCACGGAGCAGCATGCCACGACTCGAACCGAGGCCCTAGACCGCGGTGTGCTCTTGACTGTCGCGTACGACGGACAGGACTTCCACGGGCTCGCGCGTCAGCCGGGCCTCAGGACCGTCGCCGGCGCGCTCGATGCCGCCGTGCGCACCGTCGATCCCAACGCGAGTCCGGTGCGCGCACTCAGTCGAACGGACGCAGGCGTGCACGCACGAGCGCAAGCGGTGGCTTTCGATACTCGACGCTCGATCCCGAGCAGGGGCTGGGTTCTGGCGCTCACGCGGCACCTGCCGAAATCGATCGGGGTGGTACGTGCCGCCACGGTCGCGGCAGGCTTCGACCCGCGCGATCACGTGGCGACCAAGACGTACTCGTACCTGCTCTTTCTGAGCCCGGTTCGTGATCCGCTGCTCGTCGGCCGCGCGTGGCGAATCGGCGAGCCGCTCGACCTTGAGCTCATGCGCGCCGAACTCGGCGCCGTGCTCGGCACGCATGACTTCGCCGCGTTCCGCAATGCCGCGGATGGACGACTGGATACCCGATGCCGCATTGCGCGAACGGCACTTCGCACATACCCTCGCGACGAACGGTGCCTGGAAGTCGTGCTCGAAGGCGACCGGTTTCTGTATCGCATGGTGCGAATCGTCGTAGGCACTCTCATCGATGTGGGGCGCGGTTGGCTGGCGCCAAGTGCCATGAAAAACGCCTTGGCCGGTGGGTCGCGCGCGACGTTGGGCGTGACAGCTCCGCCCGACGGTCTCTACCTGGAGAACACCACGCTGACGGACTCTGGACAGGACCCGTGGCCGGAGCCGACCCGCGTTGACGCTGGTGCTACCCTCGCCTAGCGTCGCCGTTCCGGCGGGTGTGCATCGTCCGGATTTCGTGGCAAAAGGGTACTACGTGTACGTTGCGACCGCTGCGCCGACGCCACGAAACGTAAGCTGGTCTGTGAACGAGCCGCGTTAGGAGCGAGAATCGATGGGCTTGAGAAAAGTGATTGTCGAGCGGGGGCGTCAAGTCCTGCTGCGACCATCGATCGTGCGATGGGCAACGAGCGACCGCGTCATGAAGGCAACCGAGGGTATGCTCGACGCAAGCACGCGCTTCAAAGCCGCTTGGAGCGTTCTGCGCAACGGCTACGAGCTACCGAATATCGACCCGGCTCTGGACGAGAATATCGCCACCGAGCGCGGTGCCCCCCGCTCGGCCCGGCGCCCGTCCAACGGCAACGGCAACGGTGCCGCCGCAGCGGTGGTCGGCGAAGGCTCCGAGGAGATGAGCACCTCGCTGAAGGAACGGACCAGCCTCGCCGGCATCGGAGGCAAGGACGTTTTCGACAAGTGCTACAAATTCAAGGCTGCCGACAACGCACGGAAGGTCGGGATCTATCCGTACTTCAGACCGTTGGACCTGAACGACGGGCCCGAGGCGATCATCGACGGCCGACGCGTCGTCATGTTCGGCTCGAACAACTACCTCGGCCTGACCACGCACCCGAAGGTCCGAGCGGCCGCCCAGGCGGCCATCGATCGCTTTGGGACGAGCATGACCGGATCACGACTGGTCAACGGCTCGATGAAGCTGCACGAAGAATTCGAGCACAAGCTCGCGGCGTGGTTCGGCAAAGAATGCGCGCTCGTCTTCACGACCGGTTATCAAGTCAATCTCGCTACGTGTTCGGCCCTGCTCAGCAACCGAATGAGCGTCGCGGTCATCGACCGAAACGTGCACGCCTCGCTCTACGATGGCGTGCGCCTGGGCCAGGCATCCGGGGCGCGGCTCGTCCGTTACCGACATGCGGATCCGGGGTCGCTCGATAGGACTCTGGAGAAACTGAACGCGGGCGACGGAGCTCTGGTCATCACCGACGGCGTCTTCAGCGCCGAGGGCGAGATTGCCAAGCTCGACCAGATCGTGCCCATCGTCAAGAAGCACGGGGCGAGGTTATTCGTGGACGATGCGCACGCCCTCGGCGTGATCGGACCGGGAGGGCGCGGGACGGCCCACCACTTCGGGCTGAGCGAGCAGGTCGACCTGCTCGGAGGCACTTTCTCGAAGTCCCTGGCTAGCATCGGCGGCTGGCTCGTCGGCGAACGCAAAGTGCTCGACTACATCCGCCACTTCGCGCCCTCCTTCATGTTCGCTGCGAGCGCTGCGCCTCCGAGCGTGGCGGCGGCCATGGCGGCGTTCGAGGTGATGCAGGAGGAGCCGTATCGCATCCAGCAGCTGCATGAGAACTTCTCGTACATGCGTGAACAGCTGCGCGGCATGGGCTTCGAGCTCGGCCACACCGAGACGGCCGTGATTCCCGTCTACATCCGAGAGGATCTGCGGACGATGATGTTCTGGCGTGACCTGCTCGAGGACTACGGCATCTACACCAATCCTTTCATCTCTCCCGGTGTGCCTCCGAAGAGCGCCATGCTTCGCACCAGCTACATGGCAACGCATACCCGTGAGCACCTCGATCGCGGGCTCGAGGCGTTCCGTGCAGTTGGCAAGAAGTACGGCGTCATATGACGACTGCCTCCATCGAGATACGGCACACGCCAATCGGCGGGGATCTTCGCGCGTTTCTGAATGTCGTCGATTACATCTACCGTGACGACCCGAACTACGTGCGTCCGCTGGATTTCGATCTCAAAGGACGCCTGAGCCAGAAAAGCCCGTTCTTCGAGCATGCCGAAGGCGTGGTGCTCACGGCGCACCGCAATGGTTGGTGCGTGGGGCGCTGCACCGCACAGGTCGACCGTGAGCACCTGGCCCACTACCGGGACGACGTCGGCTTCTTCGGCCTCTTCGACACCATCGACGACCCGGAAGTCGCTCGCGAGCTCTTGAATGCAGCGGCGCGCTGGCTGGAACAACGGGGCATGAAGAAGATGCGTGGCCCGCTGTCGCTCAGCACGAACGACGAGTTCGGCTGTTTGGTGGACGGATTCGATACTCCGCCGATGATCATGATGCCCCACCATCGGCCATACCAGGACGGGCTCATCAAGCAGGCAGGGCTCACGAAGCTGAAGGACGCGTTCGCGTGGCGCTATACGGTCGGCGACGTGCCCAGACGCGCGAAGCAGGCCCATGACCAAATCGAGGCCATGCCGGGCGTGCGCTCACGTCACGCCGACATGCGCACGCTGGACAGCGAGATCCGCGTGGTGATGGACGTCTATAACGACGCATGGAGCGACAACTGGGGCCACGTCGCTCTCACGGAGGCCGAGCTCTCGCGGATGGCGCGCGAGCTCCGGATGATCATCGATCCCGAGCTCACCTACATCACCGAGGTCGACGGCTACCCGGCAGCCGTGGCCCTCGCCCTACCGAACATCAACGAGACGATCGCCGATCTTCACGGCAAGCTGCTCGGCACGGGCCTCCCGAAGCTGCTCTGGCGCCTCAAGGTCGAACGCCCCAAGACCGCTCGCCTCATCATCCTCGGCGTGCGAAAGAAGTACCGCAAGATCAAGAAGTATGCCGGGCTTGGCACCTATCTCTACGTCAAGATGAACCAGACTGCGGCGCGCAAGGGGCTGAAGTGGGGCGAGCTGTCGTGGACGCTGGAGGACAACGCACCGATCAACCTCGCGATCAAGTTCATGGGGGGGAAGGTGTACAAGACGTATCGGGTGTACGAGAGGGAGATTTCGACGTGACGGCCGGTCCCCGCTAGCTCGCCCTGATTCTTCGCTTGGTTCGCTGTGCGACGTATTCCCCTCTCGCGACGAGCTGGGCCCCGTGTTCCCCCGAACGCAGTCAGGGAGGTAACGTGGGTAGGGTGTCGCATTGCCGGCGCCGAATGGGCTCGATCATGACTGCCGACGGGGCCCTGAGTAGCGGGTGATGATGCTAGCCAGGACGCCCCTGGGTGCGCTATGCTTTCGGAGTGACGATTAGACTGCGCGAAATGCCAAAGAAGCGGCTGGCTCTGCTAGTCGCTGTGG encodes:
- the fabG gene encoding 3-oxoacyl-[acyl-carrier-protein] reductase, with the protein product MGLLDGKVAMVTGAAQGIGAAVAERLTSEGAALAALDINLQKAQETAERVRQAGGQAEAYQVDVSNTEAVKNVVAQVVSRFGRVDVLVNNAGVTRDGLLITMSEQDWDLVIAVNLKSIFNFTKAVSRQMMKQKSGAIINVSSVVGLMGNAGQINYAASKAGVIGATKSSAKELAARSIRVNAVAPGYIQTAMTDKLSEKARQALIDYIPAKQLGDPADVANAVLFLASDLSSYITGEVIRVDGGMAMG
- a CDS encoding phosphoribosylglycinamide formyltransferase, which gives rise to MATLELGVLVSGAGTNLQAMLDATSAGSLDARVRVVVSNKPSVVALERAKRSGVPTRVIPHDDYPSREAFEDALLLALREAGVEWIVLAGFMRVLTPKFVKGYQGRIINIHPALLPSFPGTHAQRQALLYGAKVAGCTVHLVDEGVDTGPIIAQRAVPVLEDDDEASLAARILRKEHELLVEVLGLIAADRMVVVPRDAGQRPRVIIKSP
- a CDS encoding phytoene dehydrogenase, with the protein product MTTRHYDVVVLGRSLGALTAAALLARRDFRVLLLGQGQRPCNYHFEGHLLRRRTFTLLSGTSPAWRRVLHELAQTPRFRRRVEPLDPMFAFMSPGRRVHVPPDMELFVREVDREFPEVRQLVDELYASFAQVNAAADMAFERDCAWPPDSLLERIETGRLAATLPYVRSSSQNDLLGKFPVGHPYRSLVLWPAVFAAHMAVAPEQLPPFALARLHGAWTRGIQSLSGGEDELAHFLLERIEAHGGQCRLSGRATSVVVRRGAVAGVLQDGDEEMTSTSALITDLTGELLADLAGGEGITSRARRDWPRLTAAAGRFVVSLVVRRRLLPDPLPQEAFLVGASSHRPDPRRPTIHLQRIDATAGDGLGIRDAPPRPSTAARDEASLVAEALLPVRGALTLLEAREAVLATLREYLPFINDHLLVVDSPHDGLPLRDLSSGKAHDVDRIHLAESTPGAEPMQWLWKVDPPGWHDLAGEGFRGPIPGTYLVGPTVLPGLGQEGELLAAWSAARAITHRNRARQKIRRQMWTKIETG
- the rsmD gene encoding 16S rRNA (guanine(966)-N(2))-methyltransferase RsmD, whose product is MRVVAGQLRGRKLKAPDGVTTRPTADRARQGLFAVLGEVSGLRVADLYAGTGALGIEALSRGAASTVFVESARAAVTVLRANLEQLGLDEHSAVLPLALERARHRLLALGPFDLVLCDPPWADMASATRSLQTLVDSGLLADSATLAVEHRREDSVTLSGTVGLWQLRHWGDTAFSFFAAGGR
- a CDS encoding AgmX/PglI C-terminal domain-containing protein produces the protein MLLLIGGMLVFKFSQREAPAAPVPVSSSSSTASVPASPPPPPPPPPPPSALDASADAAAVPAKTPQAKRAVGGCAGECDGRETAPLTSALRAKAGQARGCYERALRQNSMLEGKVNVQVRVGSEGQVCSASVTSDSVRDPAVTSCILQLFRSGRFPPPSHGCLDVNVPMSFVPKS
- the truA gene encoding tRNA pseudouridine(38-40) synthase TruA, whose translation is MTVAYDGQDFHGLARQPGLRTVAGALDAAVRTVDPNASPVRALSRTDAGVHARAQAVAFDTRRSIPSRGWVLALTRHLPKSIGVVRAATVAAGFDPRDHVATKTYSYLLFLSPVRDPLLVGRAWRIGEPLDLELMRAELGAVLGTHDFAAFRNAADGRLDTRCRIARTALRTYPRDERCLEVVLEGDRFLYRMVRIVVGTLIDVGRGWLAPSAMKNALAGGSRATLGVTAPPDGLYLENTTLTDSGQDPWPEPTRVDAGATLA
- a CDS encoding aminotransferase class I/II-fold pyridoxal phosphate-dependent enzyme, coding for MGLRKVIVERGRQVLLRPSIVRWATSDRVMKATEGMLDASTRFKAAWSVLRNGYELPNIDPALDENIATERGAPRSARRPSNGNGNGAAAAVVGEGSEEMSTSLKERTSLAGIGGKDVFDKCYKFKAADNARKVGIYPYFRPLDLNDGPEAIIDGRRVVMFGSNNYLGLTTHPKVRAAAQAAIDRFGTSMTGSRLVNGSMKLHEEFEHKLAAWFGKECALVFTTGYQVNLATCSALLSNRMSVAVIDRNVHASLYDGVRLGQASGARLVRYRHADPGSLDRTLEKLNAGDGALVITDGVFSAEGEIAKLDQIVPIVKKHGARLFVDDAHALGVIGPGGRGTAHHFGLSEQVDLLGGTFSKSLASIGGWLVGERKVLDYIRHFAPSFMFAASAAPPSVAAAMAAFEVMQEEPYRIQQLHENFSYMREQLRGMGFELGHTETAVIPVYIREDLRTMMFWRDLLEDYGIYTNPFISPGVPPKSAMLRTSYMATHTREHLDRGLEAFRAVGKKYGVI